One Planctomycetota bacterium genomic window carries:
- a CDS encoding SGNH/GDSL hydrolase family protein, with protein sequence MMATLAIVAAAAAAAGQQGMGSNPDHCFALRGSLANSRIKIEREKKARVAFLGGSITEANGWRVFTQELLKKRYPDTDFDFVDAGISSTDTTLAPFRLKSTVFPKGPVDLLFFEFAVNDLHNSRTATESIRGVEGIIRQARTLNPAIDLVILYCADEDKMEYVRKGQVAPQIAAHEKVAQHYGVSAIDLAREVTLRIDNGEFDWKKFGGLHPSPFGHQLYAASIGRFLDAAWKEPLPADAAVKPHPLPDKPLDPQHYGRGRFVDIKEATVRSGWQLVPNWKPSKGATRKQFVNCPVLEANEPGATLKLKFNGTAIGVLEAAGYDVGILEFSIDGAPFRKLDQFTQWSEGLHIPWAYLFDAELKPGDHELTLRVSADKNPKSQGHAARLLQFLVN encoded by the coding sequence ATGATGGCGACGCTCGCGATTGTGGCGGCTGCGGCGGCAGCCGCAGGACAGCAGGGCATGGGGAGCAACCCCGACCATTGCTTCGCCCTCCGCGGCAGCCTGGCCAATTCGCGGATCAAGATCGAGCGCGAGAAGAAGGCGCGGGTGGCGTTTCTCGGCGGCTCGATCACTGAGGCGAACGGGTGGCGGGTGTTCACGCAGGAACTGCTCAAGAAGCGATACCCCGACACCGACTTCGATTTCGTGGACGCCGGCATCTCGTCCACCGACACCACGCTCGCGCCCTTTCGCCTCAAGAGCACGGTGTTCCCCAAGGGGCCGGTGGACCTGCTGTTCTTCGAGTTCGCGGTGAACGACCTGCACAACAGCCGCACGGCGACCGAGAGCATCCGGGGCGTCGAGGGCATCATCCGCCAGGCCCGCACTCTCAACCCCGCCATTGACCTCGTGATCCTCTACTGCGCCGACGAGGACAAGATGGAGTACGTGCGGAAGGGCCAGGTCGCCCCGCAGATCGCCGCGCACGAGAAGGTGGCGCAACACTACGGCGTCTCGGCCATTGACCTCGCCCGCGAGGTGACGCTGCGGATTGACAACGGGGAGTTCGACTGGAAGAAGTTCGGCGGCCTCCACCCCTCGCCCTTCGGCCACCAGCTCTACGCCGCCTCGATTGGCCGCTTCCTCGACGCCGCCTGGAAGGAGCCGCTCCCCGCCGACGCCGCGGTGAAGCCGCACCCCCTGCCCGATAAGCCTCTCGACCCGCAGCACTACGGCCGCGGCCGATTCGTGGACATCAAGGAAGCCACGGTTCGGAGCGGCTGGCAGCTCGTGCCCAACTGGAAGCCGTCCAAGGGCGCTACGAGGAAACAATTCGTCAACTGCCCGGTCCTCGAGGCCAACGAGCCGGGCGCCACGCTCAAGCTCAAGTTCAACGGCACCGCGATTGGCGTCCTCGAGGCCGCAGGCTACGACGTGGGCATTCTGGAGTTCAGCATAGACGGCGCGCCCTTTCGCAAGCTCGACCAGTTCACCCAATGGAGCGAGGGACTTCACATCCCATGGGCCTACCTGTTCGACGCCGAACTGAAGCCCGGCGATCACGAGCTCACGCTTCGGGTGTCCGCCGACAAGAACCCCAAGAGCCAGGGCCACGCCGCCCGCCTCCTCCAGTTCCTGGTGAACTGA